In a single window of the Ignavibacteria bacterium genome:
- a CDS encoding biotin--[acetyl-CoA-carboxylase] ligase: protein MKSFFYEKTLSSTNDYISANEIAVDSLVITDEQTAGKGRAGKKWLSEKNTSLTFSIKKKFNISPAENQNIIRFFSYCVHSALKELIDGSNKNNSDGLIIKWPNDILFNGKKLCGILVESKLPSDIYITGIGINCNQKYFPAELNAISLSEIIGNEIDITGLLINILDKFNSLKELLHPEKSAILFEKWRMQAKIIGKLCNFTRPDGKINNGKIIDLNYDGSITVKINDKPEIFNAGELSLTGID, encoded by the coding sequence TTGAAATCATTTTTCTACGAAAAAACACTTTCATCCACAAATGATTATATTTCTGCGAATGAAATTGCTGTAGATTCTTTGGTAATAACTGATGAACAAACAGCAGGAAAAGGAAGAGCCGGGAAAAAATGGCTTTCTGAAAAGAATACTTCACTGACATTTTCCATAAAGAAAAAATTCAACATATCCCCTGCTGAAAACCAAAATATAATTCGTTTTTTTTCATATTGTGTTCATTCAGCACTTAAAGAACTTATTGATGGATCAAATAAAAATAATAGTGACGGGTTGATAATAAAATGGCCCAATGATATTTTATTTAACGGCAAAAAGCTTTGCGGTATTCTGGTAGAATCTAAGCTCCCTTCTGATATATACATTACCGGGATCGGAATTAACTGCAATCAAAAATATTTCCCGGCTGAACTGAATGCAATATCTCTTAGTGAGATCATTGGGAATGAAATCGATATAACCGGTCTACTTATTAATATTTTAGACAAATTTAACTCGCTTAAAGAACTTTTACATCCGGAAAAATCTGCAATTCTGTTTGAAAAATGGAGAATGCAAGCTAAAATTATCGGAAAACTCTGTAATTTTACAAGACCGGATGGGAAAATAAATAACGGTAAAATTATAGATTTAAATTATGATGGGAGTATCACTGTCAAGATTAATGATAAACCGGAAATATTTAATGCCGGTGAACTAAGTTTAACCGGGATAGATTAA
- the rpmG gene encoding 50S ribosomal protein L33, with product MMAKDGRLIIVLECTDCKNRNYSATKNKTKHSGRVEYKKFCRHCTKRTLHKETK from the coding sequence ATCATGGCAAAAGACGGAAGATTAATCATAGTATTGGAATGCACTGACTGTAAAAACAGAAACTACAGTGCAACAAAAAATAAAACAAAACATTCAGGCAGAGTAGAATATAAAAAATTCTGCAGGCATTGCACAAAACGCACACTCCACAAAGAAACCAAATAG
- the secE gene encoding preprotein translocase subunit SecE: MKNKIIGFFTDIVKEMKKVTWPKREELKESTMVVIATSLIFAVFVYAVDKVINEGLKIIF, encoded by the coding sequence TTGAAAAATAAAATCATTGGCTTCTTCACTGATATTGTAAAAGAAATGAAGAAGGTTACATGGCCAAAAAGAGAAGAGCTTAAAGAATCAACAATGGTTGTAATAGCAACCTCGCTCATATTCGCAGTGTTTGTATATGCTGTAGATAAAGTAATTAACGAAGGATTAAAAATAATATTTTAA
- the nusG gene encoding transcription termination/antitermination factor NusG — protein sequence MSEEKTETNVAAHGKKWYAVRTITGHEKRVKNYLETEITELGIEHKIAQVLIPEEKVFEVKGGKKKIKYKNFFPGYVLVAADLDKEVVYLLNHAPSVLKMVGDKNEPVALRDDEVKRILGRINDSDEKEKIDMQFEKGDLIKVVNGPFVNFNGTINEINLERMKVKVMVSIFGRKTPIELDFTQIEKEK from the coding sequence ATGAGCGAAGAAAAAACAGAGACGAATGTAGCTGCTCACGGGAAAAAATGGTATGCGGTCAGAACGATAACCGGGCATGAAAAGCGTGTTAAGAACTACCTGGAAACTGAGATCACAGAGCTTGGAATTGAGCATAAAATTGCACAGGTATTGATACCTGAAGAAAAAGTATTTGAAGTAAAAGGCGGAAAGAAAAAAATTAAATATAAAAATTTCTTTCCCGGTTATGTTCTGGTAGCAGCTGATCTTGATAAAGAAGTTGTTTACCTTCTCAACCATGCACCTTCAGTGCTGAAAATGGTTGGTGATAAAAATGAGCCTGTTGCATTGAGAGATGATGAAGTTAAGAGAATACTTGGAAGAATAAATGATTCCGATGAAAAAGAAAAAATTGATATGCAGTTTGAAAAAGGTGATCTTATTAAAGTAGTTAACGGTCCGTTCGTAAATTTCAACGGTACTATAAACGAGATCAACCTGGAAAGAATGAAAGTCAAAGTAATGGTAAGTATTTTCGGAAGAAAAACCCCAATTGAACTGGACTTCACTCAGATAGAAAAAGAAAAATAG
- the rplK gene encoding 50S ribosomal protein L11, with translation MAKKVVGFVKLQIPAGQATMAPPVGPALGQRGVNGMEFCKQFNARTSKDQGLIIPVVITVYSDKSFTFITKTPPAAVLLLKAAKLDKGSAQSNRNKVGKVSKKQVEDIANLKMKDLNARTIESAVKVIAGTARSMGITVEG, from the coding sequence ATGGCAAAAAAAGTAGTTGGATTTGTAAAGCTTCAGATCCCGGCCGGCCAGGCAACTATGGCACCGCCCGTTGGCCCCGCTTTAGGTCAAAGAGGCGTGAACGGTATGGAATTCTGTAAGCAATTCAATGCAAGAACATCAAAAGACCAGGGTCTGATAATTCCTGTAGTAATTACAGTATATTCAGATAAGTCTTTTACATTCATTACTAAGACTCCCCCTGCAGCCGTTTTACTTTTAAAGGCAGCGAAGCTTGATAAAGGCAGCGCACAGTCCAACAGGAACAAAGTCGGTAAGGTTTCAAAGAAACAGGTTGAAGATATCGCGAACCTGAAGATGAAAGATCTTAACGCTAGGACAATTGAATCAGCCGTAAAAGTAATTGCCGGTACTGCAAGAAGCATGGGAATTACAGTAGAAGGATAA
- a CDS encoding 50S ribosomal protein L1 has product MKVTKKRKEINSKVDFNKEYSITEAVAKLKETSKAKFNESIDIAMKLGVDPRQADQLVRGTVALPHGTGKTVRVLVIAKPEKQEEAKNAGADHVGFDDYLAKIKDGWADVDVIIAAPDTMSELGKLGKVLGPKGLMPNPKSGTVTNDLAKAVNEVKAGRIEFRVEKAGIVHACIGKASFEPKQLEDNIHTFINQVLKMKPATSKGQYVKSVTLTSTMGPGLTISKNELAHH; this is encoded by the coding sequence ATGAAAGTTACAAAAAAGAGAAAAGAAATAAACAGTAAAGTAGACTTTAACAAAGAATACTCTATTACTGAAGCTGTAGCTAAGCTCAAAGAAACATCAAAAGCTAAATTCAATGAATCAATTGATATAGCTATGAAGCTGGGCGTTGACCCCAGACAGGCAGACCAGCTTGTCAGAGGTACAGTAGCCCTGCCGCACGGCACAGGCAAAACAGTGAGAGTTCTTGTAATTGCAAAACCTGAAAAACAGGAAGAAGCAAAAAATGCAGGGGCTGATCATGTTGGTTTTGATGACTATCTTGCAAAAATTAAAGATGGCTGGGCTGATGTTGATGTTATTATAGCTGCACCTGATACAATGAGCGAGCTTGGTAAACTTGGAAAAGTACTTGGACCAAAAGGCTTGATGCCTAATCCAAAAAGCGGAACAGTTACCAACGATCTTGCAAAAGCAGTAAATGAAGTTAAAGCAGGCAGAATAGAGTTCAGGGTTGAAAAAGCAGGTATTGTTCATGCATGTATAGGTAAGGCATCATTTGAGCCAAAACAGCTTGAAGATAACATACATACTTTTATTAACCAGGTACTTAAAATGAAACCGGCTACTTCCAAGGGGCAATATGTGAAAAGTGTTACACTTACCAGCACAATGGGCCCCGGGCTTACAATAAGCAAAAACGAATTAGCACATCATTAA
- a CDS encoding 50S ribosomal protein L10, with the protein MNKQDKEQSVLEIKEKLDKASSIYITDFSGLTVEQTNELRDEFFNAKVEYKVLKNTLVKKALQQSDGKFNTQSEKLNEHLKGPTGIVFAFDDPVSPAKIIKKFYDKAEKPKLKLALVENVAYESKQLNQLASLQSKPEIVSAIIGSLNAPISGIVGAINAVMRDLASIVEEVAKKNAN; encoded by the coding sequence ATGAACAAGCAAGATAAAGAACAATCAGTTCTGGAAATAAAAGAAAAATTAGACAAGGCTTCAAGCATATATATTACCGATTTCAGCGGATTAACCGTTGAGCAGACCAATGAGCTGAGAGATGAATTCTTTAACGCAAAAGTTGAGTATAAGGTTTTAAAAAATACTCTCGTTAAAAAAGCACTTCAGCAGAGTGACGGAAAGTTTAACACACAAAGTGAAAAGCTTAACGAACACTTAAAAGGTCCGACAGGTATAGTATTTGCTTTTGATGACCCTGTCTCCCCTGCTAAGATCATAAAGAAGTTTTATGATAAAGCAGAGAAACCGAAGTTAAAGCTGGCATTGGTTGAAAACGTTGCTTACGAAAGCAAACAGCTTAACCAGCTTGCATCATTACAATCTAAGCCTGAAATAGTTTCAGCAATTATAGGAAGCCTTAACGCACCGATCTCGGGAATAGTTGGCGCAATAAACGCCGTTATGAGAGATCTTGCATCAATTGTTGAAGAAGTGGCAAAGAAAAACGCAAATTAA